One genomic segment of Macaca fascicularis isolate 582-1 chromosome 19, T2T-MFA8v1.1 includes these proteins:
- the KMT2B gene encoding histone-lysine N-methyltransferase 2B isoform X2 produces MAAAAGGGSCPGPGSARGRFPGRPRGAGGVGGRGGRGNGAERVRVALRRGGGATGPGGAEPGEDTALLRLLGLRRGLRRLRRLWAGPRVQRGRGRGRGRGWGPSRGCVPEEESSDGESDEEEFQGFHSDEDVAPSSLRSALRSQRGRAPRGRGRKHKTTPLPPPRLADVAPTPSKTPARKRGEEGTERMVQALTELLRRAQAPPAPRSRACEPSTPRRSRGRPPGRPAGPCRRKQQAVVVAEAAVTIPKPEPPPPVVPVKHQTGSWKCKEGPGPGPGTPKRGGQSSRGGRGGRGRGRGGGLPFVIKFVSRAKRVKMGQLSLGLESGQGQGQHEETWQDAPQRRVGSGQGGSPCWKKQEQKLDDEGEEKKEEEEKDKEEGEEKEERAVAEETMPAVEKEETKLPPPPLTPPAPSPPPPLPPPSTSPPPPLCPPPPPPVSPPPLPSPPPPPAQEEQEESPPPVVPATCSRKRGRPPLTPSQRAEREAARAGPEGTSPPTPTPSTTTGGPPEDSPTVAPKSTTFLKNIRQFIMPVVSARSSRVIKTPRRFMDEDPPRPPKVEVSPVLRPPITTSPLIPQEPAPVPSPPRAPTPPSTPVPLPEKRRSILREPTFRWTSLTRELPPPPPAPPPPPAPSPPPAPATSSRRPLLLRAPQFTPSEAHLKIYESVLTPPPLGAPEAPEPEPPPADDSPAEPEPRAVGRTNHLSLPRFAPVVATPVKAEVSPHGAPALSNGPQTQAQLLQPLQALQTQLLPQALPPPQPQLQPPPSPQQMPPLEKARIAGLGSLPLSGVEEKMFSLLKRAKVQLFKIDQQQQQKVAASMPPSPGGPMEEVAGALKQVSDRGPVRPEDESVEAKRERPSGPESPVQGPRIKHVCRHAAVALGQARAMVPEDVPRLSALPLRDRQDLATEDTSSASETESVPSRSRRGKVETAGPGGDSEPAGSGGTLAHTPRRSLPSHHGKKMRMARCGHCRGCLRVQDCGSCVNCLDKPKFGGPNTKKQCCVYRKCDKIEARKMERLAKKGRTIVKTLLPWDSDESPEASPGPPGPRRGAGAGGPREEVVAPPGPEEQDSLLQRKSARRCVKQRPSYDIFEDSDDSEPGGPPAPRRRTPRENELPLPEPEEQSRPRKPTLQPVLQLKARRRLDKDALAPGPFAAFPNGWTGKQKSPDGVHRVRVDFKEDCDLENVWLMGGLSVLTSVPGGPPMVCLLCASKGLHELVFCQVCCDPFHPFCLEEAERPLPQHHDTWCCRRCKFCHVCGRKGRGSKHLLECERCRHAYHPACLGPSYPTRATRKRRHWICSACVRCKSCGATPGKNWDVEWSGDYSLCPRCTQLYEKGNYCPICTRCYEDNDYESKMMQCAQCDHWVHAKCEGLSDEDYEILSGLPDSVLYTCGPCAGAAQPRWREALSGALQGGLRQVLQGLLSSKVAGPLLLCTQCGPDGKQLHPGPCGLQAVSQRFEDGHYKSVHSFMEDMVGILMRHSEEGETPERRAGGQMKGLLLKLLESAFGWFDAHDPKYWRRSTRLPNGVLPNAVLPPSLDHVYAQWRQQEPETPESGQPPGDPSAAFQGKDPAAFSHLEDPRQCALCLKYGDADSKEAGRLLYIGQNEWTHVNCAIWSAEVFEENDGSLKNVHAAVARGRQMRCELCLKPGATVGCCLSSCLSNFHFMCARASYCIFQDDKKVFCQKHTDLLDGKEIVNPDGFDVLRRVYVDFEGINFKRKFLTGLEPDAINVLIGSIRIDSLGTLSDLSDCEGRLFPIGYQCSRLYWSTVDARRRCWYRCRILEYRPWGPREEPAHLEAAEENQTIVHSPAPSSEPPGGEDPPLDTDVLVPGAPERHSPIQNLDPPLRPDSGSAPPPAPRSFSGARIKVPNYSPSRRPLGGVSFGPLPSPGSPSSLTHHIPTVGDPDFPAPPRRSRRPSPLAPRPPPSRRASPPLKTSPQLRVPPPTSVVTALTPTSGELAPPGPAPSPPPPEDLGPDFEDMEVVSGLSAADLDFAASLLGTEPFQEEIVAAGAMGSSHGGPGDSSEEEASPTSRYIHFPVTVVSAPGLAPSAPPGAPRIEQLDGVDDGTDSEAEAVQQPRGQGTPPSGPGVGRAGVLGAAGDRARPPEDLPSEIVDFVLKNLGGPGEGGAGPREESLPPAPPLANGSQPPQGLPASPADPTRTFAWLPGAPGVRVLSLGPAPEPPKPATSKIILVNKLGQVFVKMAGEGEPVPPPVKQPPLPPTISPTAPTSWTLPPGPLLGVLPVVGVVRPAPPPPPPPLTLVLSSGPASPPRQAIRVKRVSTFSGRSPPAPPPYKAPRLDEDGEASEDIPQVLGLGSGGFSRVRMKTPTVRGVLDLDRPGEPAGEESPGLLQERSPLLPLPEGGPPQVTDAPPDLLLESQWHHYSGEASSSEEEPPSPDDKENQAPKRTGPHLRFEISSEDGFSVEAESLEGAWRTLIEKVQEARGHARLRHLSFSGMSGARLLGIHHDAVIFLAEQLPGAQRCQHYKFRYHQQGEGQEEPPLNPHGAARAEVYLRKCTFDMFNFLASQHRVLPEGATCDEEEDEVQLRSTRRATSLELPMAMRFRHLKKTSKEAVGVYRSAIHGRGLFCKRNIDAGEMVIEYSGIVIRSVLTDKREKFYDGKGIGCYMFRMDDFDVVDATMHGNAARFINHSCEPNCFSRVIHVEGQKHIVIFALRRILRGEELTYDYKFPIEDASNKLPCNCGAKRCRRFLN; encoded by the exons atggcggcggcggcgggcggcggcAGTTGCCCCGGGCCTGGCTCCGCGCGGGGCCGCTTCCCGGGCCGGCCGCGGGGCGCCGGCGGGGTCGGGGGCCGCGGCGGACGGGGCAACGGGGCCGAAAGAGTGCGGGTAGCTCTGCGGCGCGGCGGTGGCGCGACGGGGCCGGGCGGAGCCGAGCCCGGGGAGGACACGGCCCTGCTCCGTTTGCTGGGGCTCCGCCGGGGCCTGCGCCGGCTCCGCCGCCTGTGGGCCGGCCCGCGGGTCCagcggggccggggccggggtcGGGGCCGGGGCTGGGGTCCGAGTCGGGGCTGCGTGCCGGAGGAGGAGAGCAGTGACGGGGAATCCGACGAGGAG GAGTTTCAGGGTTTTCATTCAGATGAAGATGTGGCCCCCAGTTCCCTGCGCTCTGCGCTCCGATCCCAGCGAG GTCGAGCGCCCCGAGGTCGGGGTCGCAAGCATAAGACGaccccccttcctcctcctcgcCTAGCAGATGTGGCTCCTACCCCCTCAAAGACCCCTGCCCGGAAACGGGGTGAGGAAGGCACAGAACGGATGGTGCAGGCACTGACTGAACTTCTCCGGCGAGCCCAGGCACCCCCAGCACCCCGGAGCCGGGCGTGTGAGCCCTCCACCCCCCGGCGGTCTCGGGGACGGCCCCCAGGACGGCCAGCAGGCCCCTGCAGGAGGAAGCAGCAAGCAGTAGTGGTGGCAGAAGCAGCTGTGACAATCCCCAAACCTGAGCCCCCACCTCCTGTGGTTCCAGTGAAACACCAAACTGGCAGCTGGAAGTGTAAGGAGGGACCCGGCCCAGGACCTGGGACCCCCAAGCGTGGAGGACAGTCAAGCCGCGGAGGCCGTGGAGGCAGGGGCCGAGGCCGAGGTGGTGGGCTTCCTTTTGTGATCAAGTTTGTTTCAAGGGCCAAGAGAGTAAAGATGGGACAATTGTCCTTGGGACTCGAATCAGGTCAGGGTCAAGGTCAACATGAGGAAACTTGGCAGGATGCCCCCCAAAGAAGAGTTGGATCTGGACAGGGAGGGAGCCCTTGCTGGAAAAAGCAGGAACAGAAGCTGGATGacgagggagaagagaagaaagaagaagaagaaaaagacaaggaggagggagaagagaaggaagaaagagctgTAGCTGAGGAGACGATGCCAGCCGtggaaaaggaagagacaaaGCTGCCACCACCGCCTCTGACTCCTCCAGCCCCTTCACCTCCTCCGCCCCTCCCACCCCCTTCAACATCTCCTCCACCGCCACTCTGccctccaccaccaccccccGTGTCCCCGCCACCTCTACCATCCCCTCCACCGCCTCCTGCCCAAGAGGAGCAGGAAGAGTCACCtcctcctgtggtcccagctacgtgcTCCAGGAAGAGGGGCCGGCCTCCCCTGACTCCCAGCCAGCGGGCGGAGCGGGAAGCTGCTCGGGCAGGGCCAGAGGGTACCTCTCCTCCCACTCCAACCCCCAGCACCACCACGGGAGGCCCTCCGGAAGACAGTCCCACCGTGGCCCCCAAAAGCACCACCTTCCTGAAGAATATCCGGCAGTTTATTATGCCTGTGGTGAGTGCCCGCTCCTCCCGTGTCATCAAGACACCCCGGCGATTTATGGATGAAGACCCCCCCAGGCCCCCAAAGGTGGAGGTCTCACCTGTCCTGCGACCTCCCATCACCACCTCCCCACTTATTCCCCAGGAACCAGCACCAGTCCCCTCTCCACCACGTGCCCCAACTCCTCCATCTACCCCAGTCCCACTCCCTGAGAAGAGACGGTCCATCCTAAGGGAACCCACATTTCGCTGGACCTCACTGACCCGGGAGctgccccctcctcccccagcccctccacctcccccggccccctccccaccccctgctccAGCCACCTCCTCCCGGAGGCCCCTACTCCTTCGGGCCCCTCAGTTTACCCCAAGCGAAGCCCACCTGAAGATCTACGAATCGGTGCTTACTCCTCCTCCTCTTGGGGCTCCTGAAGCCCCTGAGCCAGAGCCTCCTCCTGCCGATGACTCTCCAGCTGAGCCTGAGCCTCGGGCAGTGGGCCGCaccaaccacctcagcctgcctCGATTCGCCCCTGTGGTCGCCACTCCTGTTAAGGCCGAGGTGTCCCCTCATGGGGCTCCAGCTCTGAGCAACGGGCCACAGACACAGGCTCAGCTACTGCAGCCCCTGCAGGCCTTGCAAACCCAGCTCCTGCCCCAGGCGCTACCGCCACCACAGCCACAGCTGCAGCCACCGCCGTCACCACAGCAGATGCCTCCCCTGGAAAAAGCCCGGATTGCGGGCCTGGGTTCCTTGCCGCTGTCTGGGGTAGAGGAGAAGATGTTCAGCCTCCTCAAGAGAGCCAAAGTGCAGCTATTCAAGAtcgaccagcagcagcagcagaaggtGGCAGCTTCCATGCCG CCAAGCCCTGGGGGGCCGATGGAGGAGGTGGCCGGGGCTCTCAAGCAGGTCTCCGACAGAGGCCCTGTCCGGCCCGAAGATGAGTCGGTGGAAGCTAAGAGAGAGCGGCCCTCG GGTCCTGAGTCACCTGTGCAAGGTCCCCGCATCAAACACGTCTGCCGTCATGCTGCTGTGGCTCTGGGTCAGGCCCGGGCCATGGTGCCCGAAGATGTCCCTCGCCTCAGTGCCCTCCCTCTCCGGGATCGGCAGGACCTCGCCACAGAGG ATACATCATCGGCGTCTGAGACTGAGAGTGTCCCGTCACGGTCCCGGCGGGGAAAGGTGGAGACGGCAGGCCCTGGGGGAGACTCAGAGCCCGCAGGGTCTGGAGGGACCCTGGCCCACACACCCCGGCGCTCACTGCCCTCCCATCACGGCAAGAAGATGCGAATGGCTCGATGTGGACACTGTCGGGGCTGCCTACGTGTGCAGGACTGTGGGTCCTGTGTCAACTGCCTAGACAAGCCCAAGTTTGGGGGCCCCAACACCAAGAAGCAGTGCTGTGT ATACCGGAAGTGTGACAAAATAGAGGCTCGGAAGATGGAACGACTGGCTAAAAAAG GCCGGACGATAGTGAAGACGCTGTTGCCCTGGGATTCCGATGaatctcctgaggcctcccctggtCCTCCAGGCCCACGCCGGGGGGCGGGAGCTGGGGGGCCCCGGGAGGAGGTGGTGGCCCCCCCAGGGCCCGAGGAGCAGGACTCCCTCCTGCAGCGCAAGTCAGCCCGGCGCTGCGTCAAACAGCGACCCTCCTATGATATCTTCGAGGATTCGGATGACTCGGAGCCCGGGGGCCCCCCTGCTCCTCGGCGTCGGACCCCCCGAGAAAATG AGCTGCCACTGCCAGAACCTGAGGAGCAGAGCCGGCCCCGCAAACCCACCCTGCAGCCTGTGTTGCAGCTCAAGGCCCGAAGGCGCCTGGACAAG GATGCTTTGGCCCCTGGCCCCTTTGCTGCTTTTCCCAATGGCTGGACTGGAAAGCAGAAGTCTCCTGACGGTGTGCACCGCGTCCGTGTGGATTTTAAG GAGGATTGTGATTTAGAGAACGTGTGGCTGATGGGGGGCCTGAGTGTGCTCACCTCTGTGCCAGGGGGCCCCCCGATGGTGTGCTTGCTGTGTGCCAGCAAAGGACTCCACGAG CTGGTGTTCTGCCAAGTCTGCTGTGACCCTTTCCACCCGTTCTGCCTGGAGGAGGCCGAGCGGCCCCTGCCCCAGCATCACGACACCTGGTGCTGCCGTCGCTGCAAGTTCTGCCACGTCTGTGGACGCAAAGGCCGCGGATCCAAG CACCTCCTGGAGTGCGAGCGCTGCCGCCATGCTTACCACCCGGCCTGTCTGGGGCCCAGCTATCCAACCCGGGCCACGCGCAAACGGCGCCACTGG ATCTGTTCAGCCTGTGTGCGCTGTAAGAGCTGTGGGGCAACTCCAGGCAAGAACTGGGACGTCGAGTGGTCTGGAGATTACAGCCTCTGCCCCAGGTGCACCCAGCTATATGAGAAAG GAAACTACTGTCCGATCTGCacacgctgctatgaagacaaCGACTACGAGAGCAAGATGATGCAGTGCGCACAGTGTGATCACTGGGTACATGCCAAGTGCGAGGGGCTCTCAG ATGAAGACTACGAGATCCTTTCAGGACTGCCAGACTCGGTGCTCTACACCTGCGGACCGTGTGCTGGGGCAGCACAGCCCCGCTGGCGAGAGGCCCTGAGCGGGGCCCTCCAGGGGGGCCTGCGCCAGGTGCTCCAGGGCCTGCTGAGCTCCAAGGTGGCGGGCCCACTGCTGCTCTGCACCCAG TGTGGGCCGGATGGGAAGCAGCTGCACCCAGGACCCTGCGGCCTGCAAGCTGTGAGTCAGCGCTTCGAGGATGGCCACTACAAGTCTGTG CACAGCTTTATGGAGGACATGGTGGGCATCCTCATGCGGCACTCAGAGGAGGGAGAGACCCCAGAGCGCCGGGCTGGAGGCCAGATGAAGGGGCTCCTGCTGAAG CTGCTAGAATCTGCGTTCGGCTGGTTCGACGCCCACGACCCCAAGTACTGGCGACGGAGTACCCGGCTGCCAAA CGGAGTCCTTCCCAACGCGGTGTTGCCCCCATCCCTGGATCATGTCTATGCGCAGTGGAGACAGCAGGAACCAGAGACCCCAGAATCAGGGCAGCCTCCAGGGGATCCCTCAGCAG CATTCCAGGGCAAGGATCCGGCTGCCTTCTCACACCTGGAGGACCCCCGTCAGTGTGCACTGTGTCTCAAATACGGGGATGCAGACTCCAAG GAGGCGGGGCGGCTCCTGTACATCGGGCAGAATGAGTGGACACACGTCAACTGTGCTATCTGGTCGGCAGAAGTCTTCGAGGAGAACGACGGTTCCCTCAAGAATGTGCATGCTGCTGTGGCCCGAGGGAGGCAGATG CGCTGCGAGCTCTGCCTGAAGCCTGGTGCCACGGTGGGCTGCTgcctgtcctcctgcctcagcaactTCCACTTCATGTGTGCCCGGGCCAGCTACTGCATCTTCCAGGACGACAAGAAAGTCTTCTGTCAGAAACACACTGATCTCCTAGATGGCAAG GAAATCGTGAACCCCGATGGTTTTGATGTTCTCCGCCGAGTCTATGTGGACTTCGAGGGCATCAACTTCAAGCGGAAGTTCTTGACAGGGCTTGAACCTGACGCCATCAATGTGCTCATTG GCTCCATCCGCATTGACTCCCTGGGTACTCTGTCTGATCTCTCGGACTGCGAGGGACGGCTCTTCCCCATTGGCTACCA GTGCTCCCGTCTGTACTGGAGCACGGTGGATGCTCGGAGGCGCTGCTGGTATCGGTGCCGAATTCTGGAGTATCGGCCGTGGGGGCCTCGGGAAGAGCCAGCTCACCTGGAGGCTGCAGAGGAGAACCAGACCATTGTGCACAGCCCCGCCCCTTCCTCAG AGCCCCCAGGTGGTGAGGACCCCCCACTGGACACAGATGTCCTTGTCCCTGGAGCTCCTGAGCGCCACTCGCCCATTCAGAACCTGGACCCCCCACTGCGGCCAGATTCAGGCAgcgcccctcctccagccccccgTTCCTTCTCGGGGGCTCGAATCAAAGTGCCCAACTACTCGCCGTCCCGGAGGCCCTTGGGGGGTGTCTCCTTtggccccctgccctcccctg GAAGTCCATCTTCGCTGACCCACCACATCCCCACAGTGGGAGACCCGGACTTCCCAGCTCCCCCCAGACGCTCCCGTCGTCCCAGCCCTTTGGCCCCCCGGCCGCCTCCATCACGGCGGGCCTCCCCTCCTCTCAAAACCTCCCCTCAGCTCAGGGTGCCCCCTCCTACCTCAGTCGTCACAGCCCTCACACCTACCTCAGGGGAGCTGGCTCCCCCTGGCCCGGCCCCATCTCCACCACCCCCTGAAGACCTGGGCCCAGACTTCGAGGACATGGAGGTGGTGTCAGGACTGAGTGCTGCTGACCTGGACTTTGCGGCCAGCCTGCTGGGGACTGAGCCCTTCCAGGAAGAGATTGTAGCCGCTGGGGCCATGGGGAGCAGCCACGGGGGCCCAGGGGACAGCTCCGAGGAGGAAGCCAGCCCCACCTCCCGCTACATCCACTTCCCTGTGACTGTGGTGTCCGCCCCTGGCCTGGCCCCCAGCGCCCCCCCTGGAGCCCCCCGCATTGAACAGCTGGACGGTGTGGACGACGGCACTGACAGCGAGGCCGAGGCGGTGCAGCAGCCTCGGGGCCAGGGCACTCCTCCTTCAGGGCCAGGAGTAGGCCGGGCAGGGGTCCTCGGGGCTGCAGGGGACAGGGCCCGGCCTCCTGAGGACCTGCCATCAGAAATTGTGGATTTTGTGTTGAAGAACCTAGGGGGGCCTGGGGAGGGAGGTGCTGGCCCTAGAGAGGAGTCGCTCCCCCCGGCGCCTCCCCTGGCTAATGGCAGCCAGCCCCCCCAGGGTCTGCCTGCCAGTCCAGCTGACCCCACCCGCACATTTGCCTGGCTCCCAGGGGCCCCGGGGGTCCGGGTGTTAAGCCTTGGCCCTGCCCCTGAGCCCCCCAAACCTGCCACATCCAAAATCATCCTTGTCAACAAGCTGGGGCAAGTATTTGTGAAGATGGCTGGGGAGGGTGAACCTGTCCCACCCCCAGTGAAGCAGCCACCGTTGCCCCCCACCATTTCCCCAACAGCTCCCACCTCCTGGACTCTGCCCCCAGGCCCCCTCCTCGGCGTGCTGCCCGTGGTCGGGGTGGTccgccctgccccgcccccaccGCCCCCTCCCCTGACGCTGGTGCTGAGCAGTGGGCCAGCCAGCCCGCCCCGCCAGGCCATCCGTGTCAAGAGGGTGTCCACTTTCTCTGGCCGGTCCCCGCCAGCACCTCCCCCATACAAAGCCCCGCGGCTGGATGAAGATGGAGAGGCCTCGGAGGACATCCCCCAGGTTCTGGGGCTTGGCAGTGGCGG GTTTAGCCGTGTGAGGATGAAAACCCCCACAGTGCGCGGGGTCCTTGACCTGGATCGGCCTGGGGAGCCCGCTGGGGAAGAAAGTCCTGG GCTCCTCCAGGAACGGTCCCCTTTGCTGCCACTTCCGGAAGGTGGTCCTCCCCAAGTCACCGATGCTCCCCCAGACCTGCTGCTTGAGTCCCAGTGGCACCACTATTCAG GTGAGGCTTCAAGCTCTGAGGAAGAGCCTCCATCCCCAGATGATAAAGAGAACCAGGCCCCGAAACGGACCGGCCCACATCTGCGCTTCGAGATCAGCAGTGAGGATGGGTTCAGTGTGGAGGCAGAGAGCTTGGAGG GGGCGTGGAGAACTCTGATCGAGAAAGTGCAAGAGGCCCGAGGGCATGCCCGACTCAGACATCTCTCCTTTAGTG GAATGAGTGGGGCGAGACTCCTGGGCATCCACCACGATGCTGTCATCTTCCTGGCCGAGCAGCTTCCTGGAGCCCAGCGTTGCCAGCACTATAAGTTCCGTTACCACCAGCAGGGAGAGGGCCAGGAGGAGCCGCCCCTGAATCCCCATGGGGCTGCTCGGGCAGAGGTCTATCTCCG GAAGTGCACCTTTGACATGTTCAACTTCCTGGCCTCCCAGCACCGGGTGCTCCCTGAGGGGGCCACCTGTGACGAGGAAGAGGATGAGGTGCAGCTCAGGTCAACCAG ACGTGCCACCAGCCTGGAGCTGCCCATGGCCATGCGCTTTCGTCACCTTAAGAAGACGTCCAAAGAAGCTGTGGGTGTCTACAG ATCAGCCATCCACGGGCGAGGCCTGTTCTGTAAGCGCAACATCGATGCAGGGGAGATGGTCATCGAGTACTCCGGCATCGTCATCCGCTCCGTGCTGACTGACAAGCGGGAGAAGTTCTACGATGGGAAG GGCATCGGGTGCTATATGTTCCGCATGGATGACTTTGATGTAGTGGACGCCACGATGCATGGCAATGCCGCCCGCTTCATCAACCACTCTTGTGAGCCCAACTGCTTCTCTCGGGTCATCCACGTGGAGGGCCAGAAACACATTGTCATCTTCGCCCTGCGCCGCATCCTGCGTGGTGAGGAGCTCACCTACGACTACAAGTTCCCCATCGAGGATGCCAGCAACAAGCTGCCCTGCAACTGTGGCGCCAAGCGCTGCCGTCGGTTCCTTAACTGA